The Oncorhynchus nerka isolate Pitt River linkage group LG12, Oner_Uvic_2.0, whole genome shotgun sequence genome includes a region encoding these proteins:
- the LOC115138370 gene encoding peroxidasin isoform X2 encodes MALWTGQVVSPFVVAVALILVASGPQPVYSCPSRCLCFRTTVRCMHLNLETVPAVAPSTTILDLRFNKIKDLQSGSFKRLKNLNTLLLNNNHIRRIPRGTFEDLENLKYLYLHFNNIESLEPESFTQLPKLERLFLHNNRITHLVLGTFSHLQSMKRLRLDSNTLNCDCELLWLADLLKQYAESGNAQAAATCDYPSRLQGRSVATLTAEELNCEVPRITSEPQDVDVTSGNTVYFTCRAEGNPKPQIIWLRNNNALNMHDDSRLNLLEDGTLMIQDTRETDQGVYQCMAKNVAGEVKTSQVTLRYFGAPSRPSFVIQPQNTEVLVGESITLECSATGQPQPRVSWTKGDRTPLPTDARINITPSGGLFIQNVVQADGGQYTCFASNNVDTIHATAHIIVQATPQFTVTPHDQLVLEGHTVDFTCEASGYPQPVIAWTRGGSPLPQDRRHLVLSSGTLRIARVAPQDEGQYECQAVSPLGTVRTAVQLNIQQRVTPVFTNAPRDVTAESGTDVQIPCRAQGQPEPVLTWNKDGIQVTESGKFHIAPEGFLEVKDVGLADGGRYECVARNPIGYQSATMVLTVLVPPMSRQGDTFVTSSIEEAIRNVDSAIESTRRHLFDGNPRTPGELLALFRYPRDPYTVEQARAGEIFEQTLLLIQNHVNQGLMVDTNGTAFRYNDLVSPHFLDVIANLSGCTAHRRFNNCSDICFHQKYRSHDGTCNNLQHPMWGASLTAFQRLLKSVYDNGFNLPRGASGRQQHGHALPLPRLVSTTMIGTETVTPDDRYTHMLMQWGQFLDHDLDSTVAALSQSRFSDGQLCTNVCTNDAPCFPIQFPPGDPRQARSGARCMFFVRSSPVCGSGMTSLLMNSVFPREQINQLTSYIDASNVYGSSRHESEEVRDLASQRGLLRQGIVQRSGKPLLPFATGPPTECMRDENESPIPCFLAGDHRANEQLGLTSMHTVWFREHNRVATELLRLNPHWDGDTIYHEARKIVGAQMQHITYNHWLPKVLGDAGMKLMGDYRGYNPNVNAGILNAFATAAFRFGHTLINPILYRLDENFQPIPQGHISLHRAFFSPFRIVNEGGIDPLLRGLFGVAGKMRVSTQLLNTELTERLFSMAHSVALDLAAMNIQRGRDHGIPPYNDYRTFCNLTSAQSFDDLRNEIKNPQVREKLQRLYGTPLNIDLFPALMAEDLVPGSRLGPTLMCLLAAQFKRLRDGDRFWYENPGVFTPAQLTQLKQASLTRVLCDNGDNITRIQQDVFNVAELPHGYGSCDDIPNIDLRMWQDCCEDCRTKGQFNALSYHFRGRRSVDQSSAEKKPADSIQQNISPAEDATENLVNVTLTSQQSTEPSLNDFQDFVVDMQKTITSLRKQIKRLEARLSKTDCTDAVGRERSDGERWKNDPCSTCECKGAQVTCLVESCPPVECQRPVKLKGACCPVCHNQGEGAASNSHTQTGKQAPGSHQHV; translated from the exons GTACCTGCACTTCAACAACATTGAGTCCTTGGAACCAGAATCCTTCACCCAACTCCCAAAGCTTGAACGCCT GTTTTTGCACAACAACAGAATCACCCATCTCGTGCTGGGgaccttctcccatctccagtcCATGAAGAGGCT GCGTCTGGACTCTAACACTCTGAACTGTGACTGTGAGCTGCTGTGGCTGGCTGACCTGTTGAAGCAGTATGCTGAGTCAGGCAACGCCCAGGCTGCTGCCACCTGTGACTACCCCAGCCGACTGCAGGGACGATCTGTGGCCACACTCACCGCTGAGGAACTGAACTGTG AGGTGCCCAGGATTACGTCAGAGCCCCAGGATGTTGACGTGACATCGGGGAACACGGTGTACTTCACCTGCAGGGCCGAGGGAAACCCCAAACCACAGATCATCTGGCTCAGGAACAA TAATGCTCTGAACATGCATGACGACTCTCGTCTGAACCTGCTGGAGGATGGTACTCTGATGATCCAGGACACGCGGGAGACGGACCAGGGAGTTTACCAGTGCATGGCCAAGAACGTGGCTGGAGAGGTCAAGACTTCCCAAGTCACACTCAGATACTTTGGAGCCCCCT CGCGGCCCAGTTTTGTGATCCAGCCACAGAATACAGAGGTGTTGGTGGGGGAGAGTATCACCCTTGAGTGTAGCGCCACAGGCCAGCCCCAGCCCCGGGTCTCCTGGACCAAGGGGGACCGCACGCCCTTGCCCACCGACGCCCGTATCAACATCACCCCGTCTGGGGGGCTGTTCATCCAGAACGTGGTGCAAGCAGACGGAGGGCAGTACACCTGCTTCGCCTCCAACAACGTGGACACCATCCACGCCACCGCTCACATCATCGTACAGG CGACCCCCCAGTTCACAGTGACCCCCCATGACCAGTTGGTGCTGGAGGGTCACACGGTGGACTTCACCTGTGAGGCCAGTGGCTACCCCCAGCCCGTCATCGCCTGGACGCGAGGGGGCAGCCCCCTGCCTCAGGACCGACGCCACCTGGTCCTTTCCTCGGGCACGCTGAGGATCGCCCGCGTGGCGCCCCAAGATGAGGGCCAGTATGAGTGCCAGGCCGTCAGCCCGCTGGGCACGGTGCGCACCGCCGTACAGCTTAACATCCAGCAGAGAG TAACGCCTGTTTTCACAAATGCTCCAAGGGACGTGACTGCGGAGTCTGGCACGGACGTCCAGATTCCCTGCAGAGCTCAGGGACAGCCCGAGCCTGTCCTCACCTGGAACAAG GACGGCATCCAGGTGACGGAAAGTGGGAAGTTCCACATCGCCCCTGAGGGCTTCCTGGAGGTCAAGGACGTGGGTCTAGCCGATGGCGGACGCTACGAGTGTGTCGCCCGGAACCCCATTGGCTACCAGTCCGCCACCATGGTGCTCACCGTCCTAG TGCCTCCAATGAGTAGGCAAGGGGACACCTTTGTGACCTCGTCTATTGAAGAGGCCATCCGCAACGTGGACAGTGCCATCGAATCCACCAGGAGGCATCTGTTTGATGG AAATCCTCGTACCCCTGGCGAGTTGCTCGCTCTATTCCGTTACCCCAGGGACCCCTACACGGTGGAGCAGGCTCGGGCGGGGGAGATCTTCGAGCAGACCCTGCTCCTCATCCAGAACCACGTCAACCAAGGCCTCATGGTCGACACCAATGGCACAg CGTTCCGCTACAATGACCTGGTGTCCCCTCACTTCCTGGATGTGATCGCCAACCTATCAGGCTGCACTGCCCACCGCCGCTTCAACAACTGTTCTGACATCTGCTTCCACCAGAAGTACCGCAGCCACGACGGCACCTGCAACAACCTGCAGCACCCCATGTGGGGCGCCTCCCTCACCGCCTTCCAGCGCCTCCTCAAGTCGGTCTACGACAACGGCTTCAACCTGCCGCGCGGCGCCAGCGGCCGGCAGCAGCACGGCCATGCCCTGCCCCTGCCCCGCCTCGTCTCCACCACCATGATCGGCACGGAGACCGTCACCCCGGACGACCGCTACACCCACATGCTGATGCAATGGGGGCAGTTCCTGGACCACGATCTGGATTCCACCGTTGCCGCCCTCAGCCAGTCACGTTTCTCCGACGGCCAGCTGTGCACTAACGTGTGCACCAACGACGCACCCTGCTTCCCCATCCAGTTCCCCCCGGGGGACCCTCGGCAGGCGCGCAGCGGAGCGCGCTGCATGTTCTTCGTGCGCTCCAGCCCCGTCTGCGGCAGCGGTATGACGTCCCTCCTCATGAACAGCGTGTTTCCACGGGAACAGATCAACCAGCTGACGTCATACATCGACGCGTCCAACGTGTACGGCAGCTCACGCCACGAGTCAGAGGAGGTCCGCGACCTGGCCAGTCAGAGGGGTCTGCTGAGGCAGGGCATCGTCCAACGCTCTGGGAAGCCCCTGCTACCCTTCGCCACGGGGCCCCCGACAGAGTGTATGAGGGATGAGAACGAGAGCCCCATCCCCTGCTTTCTGGCCGGAGACCACAGGGCCAACGAGCAGCTGGGTCTGACATCCATGCACACAGTGTGGTTCAGGGAACACAACCGCGTGGCTACAGAGCTGCTCCGACTCAACCCACACTGGGACGGAGACACCATCTACCACGAAGCAAGGAAGATAGTTGGCGCACAGATGCAGCACATCACCTACAATCACTGGCTGCCCAAG GTCCTGGGTGACGCGGGGATGAAGCTGATGGGTGACTACCGAGGCTACAACCCCAACGTCAACGCCGGCATCCTCAATGCCTTCGCCACGGCCGCCTTCCGCTTCGGACACACCCTCATCAACCCCATCCTGTACCGGTTGGATGAGAACTTCCAGCCCATCCCCCAGGGCCACATCTCCCTACACCGTgccttcttctctcccttccgCATCGTCAACGAAGGGGGCATTGACCCCCTGCTGCGGGGACTGTTCGGAGTGGCGGGGAAGATGCGCGTGTCGACCCAGCTGTTGAATACGGAGCTGACGGAGAGGCTGTTCTCCATGGCCCACTCCGTGGCGCTGGACCTGGCCGCCATGAACATCCAGAGAGGAAGGGATCACGGGATACCGCCCTACAACGACTACCGGACCTTCTGTAACCTGACCTCAGCACAGAGCTTTGATGACCTGAGGAACGAGATCAAGAACCCCCAGGTCAGGGAGAAGCTACAGAG gctataCGGCACTCCCCTGAACATCGACCTGTTCCCTGCTCTGATGGCTGAGGACCTAGTTCCTGGGAGCCGGCTGGGGCCCACCCTTATGTGTCTGCTGGCTGCCCAGTTCAAACGACTCAGAGACGGGGACCG GTTTTGGTATGAAAACCCAGGTGTGTTCACCCCggcccagctgacccagctgaaGCAGGCGTCTCTGACAAGGGTGCTGTGTGACAACGGTGACAACATCACCCGTATCCAGCAGGACGTGTTCAACGTGGCAGAGCTGCCCCACGGATACGGCAGCTGTGATGACATCCCCAACATTGACCTGCGCATGTGGCAGGACTGCTGCGAAG actGCAGGACCAAGGGTCAGTTCAACGCCCTGTCCTACCATTTCAGAGGGCGCAGGTCAGTGGATCAGAGCTCTGCCGAGAAGAAGCCTGCCGACAGCATACAGCAGAACATCAG CCCAGCTGAAGACGCTACGGAAAATCTTGTGAATGTCACCCTCACCTCACAACAAAGCACTGAACCCTCGCTGAATGACTTCCAAGACTTTGTCGTAGACATGCAGAAGACAATCACAAGTTTACGAAAGCAG aTTAAACGACTAGAAGCTCGTCTGAGTAAGACAGACTGCACTGATGCGGTGGGTCGTGAGCGATCGGACGGAGAGAGGTGGAAGAATGATCCATGTTCCACATGCGAGTGCAaa GGTGCCCAGGTGACGTGTTTGGTGGAGTCGTGTCCGCCGGTAGAGTGCCAGAGGCCTGTGAAGCTAAAAGGAGCATGCTGCCCCGTGTGTCACaaccagggagagggagcggcCAGCAACAGCCATACCcagacagggaaacaggcacCGGGTAGCCACCAGCATGTATAA
- the LOC115138370 gene encoding peroxidasin isoform X1 produces MALWTGQVVSPFVVAVALILVASGPQPVYSCPSRCLCFRTTVRCMHLNLETVPAVAPSTTILDLRFNKIKDLQSGSFKRLKNLNTLLLNNNHIRRIPRGTFEDLENLKYLYLYKNEIQSIDRQAFKGLVSLEQLYLHFNNIESLEPESFTQLPKLERLFLHNNRITHLVLGTFSHLQSMKRLRLDSNTLNCDCELLWLADLLKQYAESGNAQAAATCDYPSRLQGRSVATLTAEELNCEVPRITSEPQDVDVTSGNTVYFTCRAEGNPKPQIIWLRNNNALNMHDDSRLNLLEDGTLMIQDTRETDQGVYQCMAKNVAGEVKTSQVTLRYFGAPSRPSFVIQPQNTEVLVGESITLECSATGQPQPRVSWTKGDRTPLPTDARINITPSGGLFIQNVVQADGGQYTCFASNNVDTIHATAHIIVQATPQFTVTPHDQLVLEGHTVDFTCEASGYPQPVIAWTRGGSPLPQDRRHLVLSSGTLRIARVAPQDEGQYECQAVSPLGTVRTAVQLNIQQRVTPVFTNAPRDVTAESGTDVQIPCRAQGQPEPVLTWNKDGIQVTESGKFHIAPEGFLEVKDVGLADGGRYECVARNPIGYQSATMVLTVLVPPMSRQGDTFVTSSIEEAIRNVDSAIESTRRHLFDGNPRTPGELLALFRYPRDPYTVEQARAGEIFEQTLLLIQNHVNQGLMVDTNGTAFRYNDLVSPHFLDVIANLSGCTAHRRFNNCSDICFHQKYRSHDGTCNNLQHPMWGASLTAFQRLLKSVYDNGFNLPRGASGRQQHGHALPLPRLVSTTMIGTETVTPDDRYTHMLMQWGQFLDHDLDSTVAALSQSRFSDGQLCTNVCTNDAPCFPIQFPPGDPRQARSGARCMFFVRSSPVCGSGMTSLLMNSVFPREQINQLTSYIDASNVYGSSRHESEEVRDLASQRGLLRQGIVQRSGKPLLPFATGPPTECMRDENESPIPCFLAGDHRANEQLGLTSMHTVWFREHNRVATELLRLNPHWDGDTIYHEARKIVGAQMQHITYNHWLPKVLGDAGMKLMGDYRGYNPNVNAGILNAFATAAFRFGHTLINPILYRLDENFQPIPQGHISLHRAFFSPFRIVNEGGIDPLLRGLFGVAGKMRVSTQLLNTELTERLFSMAHSVALDLAAMNIQRGRDHGIPPYNDYRTFCNLTSAQSFDDLRNEIKNPQVREKLQRLYGTPLNIDLFPALMAEDLVPGSRLGPTLMCLLAAQFKRLRDGDRFWYENPGVFTPAQLTQLKQASLTRVLCDNGDNITRIQQDVFNVAELPHGYGSCDDIPNIDLRMWQDCCEDCRTKGQFNALSYHFRGRRSVDQSSAEKKPADSIQQNISPAEDATENLVNVTLTSQQSTEPSLNDFQDFVVDMQKTITSLRKQIKRLEARLSKTDCTDAVGRERSDGERWKNDPCSTCECKGAQVTCLVESCPPVECQRPVKLKGACCPVCHNQGEGAASNSHTQTGKQAPGSHQHV; encoded by the exons CTATTTGTACAAGAACGAAATCCAATCAATTGACAGACAAGCATTTAAGGGACTTGTCTCTCTAGAGCAACT GTACCTGCACTTCAACAACATTGAGTCCTTGGAACCAGAATCCTTCACCCAACTCCCAAAGCTTGAACGCCT GTTTTTGCACAACAACAGAATCACCCATCTCGTGCTGGGgaccttctcccatctccagtcCATGAAGAGGCT GCGTCTGGACTCTAACACTCTGAACTGTGACTGTGAGCTGCTGTGGCTGGCTGACCTGTTGAAGCAGTATGCTGAGTCAGGCAACGCCCAGGCTGCTGCCACCTGTGACTACCCCAGCCGACTGCAGGGACGATCTGTGGCCACACTCACCGCTGAGGAACTGAACTGTG AGGTGCCCAGGATTACGTCAGAGCCCCAGGATGTTGACGTGACATCGGGGAACACGGTGTACTTCACCTGCAGGGCCGAGGGAAACCCCAAACCACAGATCATCTGGCTCAGGAACAA TAATGCTCTGAACATGCATGACGACTCTCGTCTGAACCTGCTGGAGGATGGTACTCTGATGATCCAGGACACGCGGGAGACGGACCAGGGAGTTTACCAGTGCATGGCCAAGAACGTGGCTGGAGAGGTCAAGACTTCCCAAGTCACACTCAGATACTTTGGAGCCCCCT CGCGGCCCAGTTTTGTGATCCAGCCACAGAATACAGAGGTGTTGGTGGGGGAGAGTATCACCCTTGAGTGTAGCGCCACAGGCCAGCCCCAGCCCCGGGTCTCCTGGACCAAGGGGGACCGCACGCCCTTGCCCACCGACGCCCGTATCAACATCACCCCGTCTGGGGGGCTGTTCATCCAGAACGTGGTGCAAGCAGACGGAGGGCAGTACACCTGCTTCGCCTCCAACAACGTGGACACCATCCACGCCACCGCTCACATCATCGTACAGG CGACCCCCCAGTTCACAGTGACCCCCCATGACCAGTTGGTGCTGGAGGGTCACACGGTGGACTTCACCTGTGAGGCCAGTGGCTACCCCCAGCCCGTCATCGCCTGGACGCGAGGGGGCAGCCCCCTGCCTCAGGACCGACGCCACCTGGTCCTTTCCTCGGGCACGCTGAGGATCGCCCGCGTGGCGCCCCAAGATGAGGGCCAGTATGAGTGCCAGGCCGTCAGCCCGCTGGGCACGGTGCGCACCGCCGTACAGCTTAACATCCAGCAGAGAG TAACGCCTGTTTTCACAAATGCTCCAAGGGACGTGACTGCGGAGTCTGGCACGGACGTCCAGATTCCCTGCAGAGCTCAGGGACAGCCCGAGCCTGTCCTCACCTGGAACAAG GACGGCATCCAGGTGACGGAAAGTGGGAAGTTCCACATCGCCCCTGAGGGCTTCCTGGAGGTCAAGGACGTGGGTCTAGCCGATGGCGGACGCTACGAGTGTGTCGCCCGGAACCCCATTGGCTACCAGTCCGCCACCATGGTGCTCACCGTCCTAG TGCCTCCAATGAGTAGGCAAGGGGACACCTTTGTGACCTCGTCTATTGAAGAGGCCATCCGCAACGTGGACAGTGCCATCGAATCCACCAGGAGGCATCTGTTTGATGG AAATCCTCGTACCCCTGGCGAGTTGCTCGCTCTATTCCGTTACCCCAGGGACCCCTACACGGTGGAGCAGGCTCGGGCGGGGGAGATCTTCGAGCAGACCCTGCTCCTCATCCAGAACCACGTCAACCAAGGCCTCATGGTCGACACCAATGGCACAg CGTTCCGCTACAATGACCTGGTGTCCCCTCACTTCCTGGATGTGATCGCCAACCTATCAGGCTGCACTGCCCACCGCCGCTTCAACAACTGTTCTGACATCTGCTTCCACCAGAAGTACCGCAGCCACGACGGCACCTGCAACAACCTGCAGCACCCCATGTGGGGCGCCTCCCTCACCGCCTTCCAGCGCCTCCTCAAGTCGGTCTACGACAACGGCTTCAACCTGCCGCGCGGCGCCAGCGGCCGGCAGCAGCACGGCCATGCCCTGCCCCTGCCCCGCCTCGTCTCCACCACCATGATCGGCACGGAGACCGTCACCCCGGACGACCGCTACACCCACATGCTGATGCAATGGGGGCAGTTCCTGGACCACGATCTGGATTCCACCGTTGCCGCCCTCAGCCAGTCACGTTTCTCCGACGGCCAGCTGTGCACTAACGTGTGCACCAACGACGCACCCTGCTTCCCCATCCAGTTCCCCCCGGGGGACCCTCGGCAGGCGCGCAGCGGAGCGCGCTGCATGTTCTTCGTGCGCTCCAGCCCCGTCTGCGGCAGCGGTATGACGTCCCTCCTCATGAACAGCGTGTTTCCACGGGAACAGATCAACCAGCTGACGTCATACATCGACGCGTCCAACGTGTACGGCAGCTCACGCCACGAGTCAGAGGAGGTCCGCGACCTGGCCAGTCAGAGGGGTCTGCTGAGGCAGGGCATCGTCCAACGCTCTGGGAAGCCCCTGCTACCCTTCGCCACGGGGCCCCCGACAGAGTGTATGAGGGATGAGAACGAGAGCCCCATCCCCTGCTTTCTGGCCGGAGACCACAGGGCCAACGAGCAGCTGGGTCTGACATCCATGCACACAGTGTGGTTCAGGGAACACAACCGCGTGGCTACAGAGCTGCTCCGACTCAACCCACACTGGGACGGAGACACCATCTACCACGAAGCAAGGAAGATAGTTGGCGCACAGATGCAGCACATCACCTACAATCACTGGCTGCCCAAG GTCCTGGGTGACGCGGGGATGAAGCTGATGGGTGACTACCGAGGCTACAACCCCAACGTCAACGCCGGCATCCTCAATGCCTTCGCCACGGCCGCCTTCCGCTTCGGACACACCCTCATCAACCCCATCCTGTACCGGTTGGATGAGAACTTCCAGCCCATCCCCCAGGGCCACATCTCCCTACACCGTgccttcttctctcccttccgCATCGTCAACGAAGGGGGCATTGACCCCCTGCTGCGGGGACTGTTCGGAGTGGCGGGGAAGATGCGCGTGTCGACCCAGCTGTTGAATACGGAGCTGACGGAGAGGCTGTTCTCCATGGCCCACTCCGTGGCGCTGGACCTGGCCGCCATGAACATCCAGAGAGGAAGGGATCACGGGATACCGCCCTACAACGACTACCGGACCTTCTGTAACCTGACCTCAGCACAGAGCTTTGATGACCTGAGGAACGAGATCAAGAACCCCCAGGTCAGGGAGAAGCTACAGAG gctataCGGCACTCCCCTGAACATCGACCTGTTCCCTGCTCTGATGGCTGAGGACCTAGTTCCTGGGAGCCGGCTGGGGCCCACCCTTATGTGTCTGCTGGCTGCCCAGTTCAAACGACTCAGAGACGGGGACCG GTTTTGGTATGAAAACCCAGGTGTGTTCACCCCggcccagctgacccagctgaaGCAGGCGTCTCTGACAAGGGTGCTGTGTGACAACGGTGACAACATCACCCGTATCCAGCAGGACGTGTTCAACGTGGCAGAGCTGCCCCACGGATACGGCAGCTGTGATGACATCCCCAACATTGACCTGCGCATGTGGCAGGACTGCTGCGAAG actGCAGGACCAAGGGTCAGTTCAACGCCCTGTCCTACCATTTCAGAGGGCGCAGGTCAGTGGATCAGAGCTCTGCCGAGAAGAAGCCTGCCGACAGCATACAGCAGAACATCAG CCCAGCTGAAGACGCTACGGAAAATCTTGTGAATGTCACCCTCACCTCACAACAAAGCACTGAACCCTCGCTGAATGACTTCCAAGACTTTGTCGTAGACATGCAGAAGACAATCACAAGTTTACGAAAGCAG aTTAAACGACTAGAAGCTCGTCTGAGTAAGACAGACTGCACTGATGCGGTGGGTCGTGAGCGATCGGACGGAGAGAGGTGGAAGAATGATCCATGTTCCACATGCGAGTGCAaa GGTGCCCAGGTGACGTGTTTGGTGGAGTCGTGTCCGCCGGTAGAGTGCCAGAGGCCTGTGAAGCTAAAAGGAGCATGCTGCCCCGTGTGTCACaaccagggagagggagcggcCAGCAACAGCCATACCcagacagggaaacaggcacCGGGTAGCCACCAGCATGTATAA